The window TGCTAATCCAAGGTTGCAAAGAAACTGATGTTGCTACTTGAAGTCAACAATCTATCAGTTGAATATCATACTTCGAGAGGGATTGCCCCGGCGCTCCGGAATATCAGCTTTACCGTTGAGCGTGGCGAAAAAATTGGCGTAATCGGTGAATCTGGCTCAGGGAAATCTACCTTGGCGAATGCAATCTTGGGGATGCTTCCCCGCGCGGGGCAGGTGGCAGGAGGCAGTGTGGTGTTAACAGGCGAAAAGCTCTCTGAGTTGACCTCAGAAGGTAGGCGGAGGACAAGGGGAGTACGAATAGGTTTTATTCCACAAGGGGCTCAGAACAGTTTGAATCCTGTCCTTTCGGTTGGCAAACAGATAGCCGACACCATCAAAGACCATGGGATACGATTATCTTCGTCGTCTCTACAACTGAAAATAGAAAATCTTCTCGAATCTGTTGGGCTGCGTCATGAAACTGCTAGGGCATACCCTTGCCAGTTAAGTGGAGGGATGAAGCAGCGGGTTTGCATAGCTCTGGGGATTGTTTTGACGCCGGAGATTGTTGTCGCGGACGAACCGACAAGCGCTCTTGATGTGATCAATCAAAAGCAGATTATGATGACACTTGGCGCCATTCAGAGGGAAAAGGGGTTGAGTGTGGTGTTGATTGGACATGATCTTGGTTTGTTGGCCCAGTTTGTTGATCGGATCATGGTCTTGTATGCCGGACAAATTGTTGAGTTGTGTACTCTGCGCGATTTTCTTGAAAACCCGTTGCATCCCTACTCAAAAGCGCTCATGGCTAGCCTGCCGTCACTTGATAAATCTAAGTTGTCAGGCATCGCAGGTCGTGCCCCGTCGTTATTTTCTTTGCCCGAAGGGTGCGCTTTTCAAGCACGGTGCCTAGAGCGTTCCGTTCAATGTGCGCAACATCTGCCTGTATTATATGAACATGCAAATGGCCGGGCTGTTGCTTGCCACCGGCGCCAGTGAAACCAATGGTTGAACTCAGAGCTGAAAATTTACGCAAGGTGTTTAAGCAAGGGTATTTGCGCTATACTGGTAAAACTGTGGTCAAAAGCTTGAATCTTACCGTTTCGGAAGGATCAGGAATTATCGCCTTGGCAGGTGAGTCCGGGTCCGGCAAGTCCACTGTTGCTTTAATGCTGCTGGGGTTACTTCAGCCCACTTCCGGAGCAGTCATATATAATGGTCAAAATATTAATGCCTTATCCGCTCCAGGGAAAAAGGAGTTCAGACGAAATGTTCAGGCGGTGCTGCAAGACCCATTCGCATCATTTAATCCTTT of the Desulfobulbaceae bacterium genome contains:
- a CDS encoding ABC transporter ATP-binding protein; this translates as MLLLEVNNLSVEYHTSRGIAPALRNISFTVERGEKIGVIGESGSGKSTLANAILGMLPRAGQVAGGSVVLTGEKLSELTSEGRRRTRGVRIGFIPQGAQNSLNPVLSVGKQIADTIKDHGIRLSSSSLQLKIENLLESVGLRHETARAYPCQLSGGMKQRVCIALGIVLTPEIVVADEPTSALDVINQKQIMMTLGAIQREKGLSVVLIGHDLGLLAQFVDRIMVLYAGQIVELCTLRDFLENPLHPYSKALMASLPSLDKSKLSGIAGRAPSLFSLPEGCAFQARCLERSVQCAQHLPVLYEHANGRAVACHRRQ